Proteins found in one Terribacillus sp. DMT04 genomic segment:
- a CDS encoding HIT family protein, producing MHEKDCIFCKIAAGELPSAKVYEDDQVLAFMDIGQVTKGHTLIIPKTHAKNIYETPPELAQQVFARVPRVANAIKEAFQPAGMNILSNTEAAAGQTVFHLHVHLIPRYGKDDGFQATFEQHDTSASDHLGELAAAISSRIS from the coding sequence ATGCACGAAAAGGATTGTATTTTTTGTAAAATTGCTGCAGGTGAACTGCCATCTGCGAAAGTGTATGAGGATGATCAAGTTCTAGCTTTTATGGATATCGGTCAGGTAACAAAAGGCCATACCCTCATTATTCCTAAGACACATGCGAAGAATATATACGAAACACCGCCAGAACTGGCCCAGCAAGTGTTTGCACGTGTACCAAGAGTAGCAAACGCCATTAAAGAGGCATTCCAGCCCGCAGGTATGAACATACTTAGCAACACGGAAGCCGCAGCAGGTCAGACAGTCTTCCATCTGCATGTACATCTTATTCCCCGATACGGCAAAGATGATGGTTTTCAAGCTACCTTTGAGCAGCACGATACTAGTGCAAGCGACCATCTTGGTGAATTAGCAGCAGCAATCAGCAGCAGGATTTCATAA
- a CDS encoding YtxH domain-containing protein: MASSKSIALGILVGSTVSAAITLLTAPSSGKDLRSDAKQRSDEWKVTFNNLKNEGMQLKEQISKTSKEGSAMFKELSTDVKNSIDSWKRTVEPHQKNIQKSLTQIEKSLKELEEKANQKNDQ; encoded by the coding sequence ATGGCTAGTAGCAAATCAATCGCTTTAGGTATACTCGTTGGGAGTACAGTCAGTGCCGCAATTACACTGCTGACAGCACCATCCTCCGGGAAGGATCTGCGTTCAGATGCAAAGCAGCGCAGCGACGAATGGAAGGTTACATTCAATAATCTTAAAAACGAAGGTATGCAGCTGAAAGAACAGATTTCCAAGACGTCAAAAGAAGGCTCTGCAATGTTCAAAGAACTGTCAACCGATGTTAAAAACTCCATCGACAGCTGGAAACGAACAGTTGAACCTCATCAAAAAAACATCCAGAAAAGCTTAACTCAAATCGAGAAAAGTTTAAAAGAACTGGAAGAAAAAGCGAACCAAAAAAATGATCAGTAA
- a CDS encoding phosphatase PAP2 family protein translates to MELPHRKRYILLFTISILLSFLLMMDVRLHPVPLLDQWTSAYPATLEGTFWYNLFRWITELGSSTVLSVLAFVFGLFLAVKRKDLIGAGIVFTATALGYQFNFLIKGMVQRERPLILAMVDGEGFSFPSGHSMVSFITYGIIVYFLWKHLKKKLRLPIAVLAGFLVLLIGASRYVLRVHYITDILGGYSFGLIFLIIWILLYKWLRHKYGREKVRSY, encoded by the coding sequence ATGGAACTTCCGCACAGAAAAAGATATATACTGCTATTTACTATCTCAATTTTACTGTCATTTCTATTAATGATGGATGTCAGATTGCACCCAGTGCCTTTACTTGATCAATGGACATCTGCTTATCCTGCCACTTTGGAAGGAACATTTTGGTATAACTTATTCCGCTGGATAACAGAGCTTGGCTCCAGTACAGTTTTAAGTGTGTTAGCTTTTGTATTTGGTCTGTTTCTGGCTGTGAAAAGAAAAGATCTAATCGGAGCAGGTATTGTGTTTACAGCAACAGCTCTTGGTTATCAATTCAATTTTCTAATAAAAGGAATGGTGCAAAGAGAAAGGCCGTTAATATTAGCAATGGTTGATGGAGAAGGGTTTAGTTTTCCCTCAGGTCACTCGATGGTATCTTTTATTACGTACGGTATCATTGTTTATTTTCTCTGGAAGCATCTTAAGAAAAAACTGCGTCTTCCTATTGCTGTCTTGGCAGGTTTTCTTGTGTTGTTAATTGGCGCGAGCCGCTATGTATTGCGCGTTCATTACATAACAGATATATTGGGCGGGTATTCATTTGGATTAATATTCCTGATTATCTGGATTCTGCTGTATAAATGGCTTCGGCATAAATATGGAAGAGAGAAAGTGCGCTCCTATTAA
- a CDS encoding proline/glycine betaine ABC transporter permease, with the protein MLNFMDNVESLPVADWVSEFVDLLTDTFAFLFDPIKEGLGNFMDMVTQGLDAIPPVIFILVIAILAFFMTGKKFGLAIFSIVGLLFIWNQELWSELMDTFTLVLTASILCVIIGIPIGILMSKSKIAEAIITPILDFMQTMPAFVYLIPAVAFFSIGVVPGIFASLIFATPPTVRFTNLGIRQVSDELVEAADAFGSTGPQKLFKVELPMAKYTIMAGINQTVMLALSMVVIASMIGAPGLGREVLSSLQRAQVGPGFVAGLSIVVLAIIIDRFTQNVYKDKSK; encoded by the coding sequence ATGCTTAATTTTATGGACAATGTCGAATCGCTGCCAGTTGCAGACTGGGTAAGTGAATTCGTTGACTTACTAACAGATACATTTGCTTTTTTGTTTGATCCGATTAAAGAAGGATTAGGCAACTTCATGGACATGGTAACGCAAGGTCTTGATGCAATCCCGCCTGTAATCTTTATTTTAGTAATCGCTATCTTAGCATTCTTCATGACAGGGAAAAAGTTTGGTTTGGCGATATTCAGTATTGTTGGGTTGCTTTTCATCTGGAATCAGGAGTTATGGAGCGAATTGATGGACACATTTACACTCGTGTTAACAGCTAGTATTTTATGTGTCATCATTGGTATCCCAATTGGTATCTTAATGTCTAAGAGCAAGATTGCTGAAGCTATTATTACGCCAATACTTGATTTTATGCAGACAATGCCTGCATTTGTTTATCTAATTCCAGCTGTTGCATTCTTCAGTATTGGAGTGGTGCCTGGTATATTTGCATCATTGATCTTCGCTACACCGCCAACAGTTCGTTTTACAAACCTTGGTATACGCCAAGTATCCGATGAATTAGTAGAGGCAGCTGATGCGTTTGGTTCAACAGGGCCGCAAAAACTGTTTAAAGTTGAATTACCGATGGCGAAGTATACAATTATGGCTGGTATTAACCAGACAGTCATGTTGGCGCTATCAATGGTTGTTATCGCATCCATGATCGGTGCGCCTGGACTTGGCCGCGAAGTATTGTCATCTCTGCAACGCGCGCAAGTAGGGCCGGGATTTGTTGCTGGACTAAGTATTGTTGTGCTTGCAATCATCATCGACCGCTTTACGCAGAATGTTTATAAAGACAAATCCAAATAA
- a CDS encoding antibiotic biosynthesis monooxygenase codes for MAVYFTNGTTEFLRKLKAKETAKVWVFEGAEGALAYTEEPNAASFTSPRTYEQVIGTGDLPDKGYIAINNIPVTDEGKPIFEDMFKRRAGKIDQTPGFHALRVLRPQSGNTYLVLTAWESMQHFEDWKQSEAFQHAHKKDDKQPKKPPFSGGPAYVTTYHIDNEA; via the coding sequence ATGGCCGTATATTTCACCAATGGTACAACTGAATTTCTACGCAAGCTAAAAGCAAAAGAAACAGCTAAGGTTTGGGTATTTGAAGGTGCGGAAGGTGCACTTGCATATACGGAGGAACCAAATGCTGCGAGCTTTACTTCTCCACGCACGTATGAACAAGTAATTGGTACAGGTGACCTTCCTGATAAAGGCTATATCGCAATTAATAACATCCCTGTAACGGATGAAGGGAAACCTATATTTGAGGACATGTTCAAGCGCAGAGCAGGAAAAATTGATCAGACTCCGGGCTTTCACGCGCTCCGTGTTCTAAGACCGCAATCCGGCAATACATATCTTGTATTGACAGCTTGGGAATCCATGCAGCATTTTGAAGACTGGAAGCAATCAGAGGCCTTTCAGCATGCGCATAAGAAAGATGATAAACAGCCGAAAAAACCACCATTCAGCGGCGGCCCTGCTTACGTTACGACATATCATATCGACAACGAAGCATAA
- a CDS encoding M20 family metallopeptidase — protein MLTKLFNKIDELYEDMVATRRYLHQHPELSFKEEKTAAYIANTYEELGIPYQKNVGGNGVVATLQGGKAGKKIALRADFDALPIQEENDVSYKSTVANVMHACGHDGHTATLLGIAKAAKALQDELPGTLVFVHQHAEEYAPGGAKPIIETGILDDVDAVFGTHLWSNTPLGTIETADEAFMAGADRFEIEIIGKGGHGAQPHQTKDAVLIGSQVVTALQQIVSRRLDPLSTAVVTVGTFEAGAAFNVVAGTAKLTGTVRTFDTAVQKQIKTEIEKVLQGITTSNDAGYTYEYIEGYPPVINHPAEAQLVLKAAEQVTEVQQANSVLPTMTGEDFAYYVQNKPGAFFFTGAMKEDHYYPHHHPKFDFDERAMAIAAKTLLSTYIAYQ, from the coding sequence ATGTTAACGAAATTATTTAATAAAATTGATGAATTATATGAAGATATGGTAGCAACAAGAAGATACCTGCACCAACATCCAGAACTGTCCTTTAAAGAAGAAAAGACAGCAGCATATATTGCCAATACATACGAGGAACTCGGCATCCCTTATCAAAAGAACGTCGGAGGAAATGGCGTCGTTGCTACACTGCAAGGTGGAAAGGCAGGCAAGAAAATCGCCTTGCGAGCCGACTTTGATGCGCTGCCAATACAGGAAGAAAATGATGTTTCTTATAAATCGACTGTAGCAAATGTGATGCACGCTTGCGGTCATGATGGCCATACTGCAACCTTGCTCGGTATTGCCAAAGCAGCAAAAGCGCTGCAAGATGAATTACCAGGTACACTCGTGTTTGTCCATCAGCATGCCGAGGAATATGCACCAGGCGGAGCCAAACCAATTATTGAGACTGGTATTCTTGATGATGTGGATGCAGTATTTGGCACCCATCTCTGGTCTAATACGCCGCTTGGCACTATTGAAACTGCTGATGAAGCATTTATGGCTGGTGCTGACCGCTTTGAAATTGAGATTATCGGTAAAGGCGGCCATGGGGCTCAACCGCACCAAACAAAAGACGCCGTTCTAATTGGCTCCCAAGTGGTAACTGCCCTTCAGCAAATTGTCAGCCGTCGCTTGGACCCTCTAAGCACAGCTGTTGTAACAGTTGGAACATTTGAAGCAGGCGCTGCATTTAACGTAGTTGCCGGAACAGCCAAACTGACTGGAACAGTACGTACATTTGATACAGCTGTACAAAAACAAATCAAAACGGAGATTGAAAAGGTGCTCCAAGGCATTACAACGTCTAATGATGCTGGCTATACGTATGAATATATTGAAGGCTATCCACCTGTCATCAACCATCCAGCTGAAGCTCAACTAGTGCTGAAAGCTGCTGAGCAGGTAACGGAAGTACAGCAAGCTAATAGCGTGCTGCCAACAATGACTGGAGAAGATTTTGCTTACTATGTGCAAAACAAACCTGGAGCGTTCTTCTTTACTGGCGCAATGAAAGAAGATCATTATTATCCGCACCATCATCCGAAGTTCGATTTTGATGAGCGCGCGATGGCTATTGCGGCTAAAACTTTGCTAAGCACCTATATTGCCTATCAATAA
- a CDS encoding glycine betaine ABC transporter substrate-binding protein → MKKWKTLGVSAGLALTLVAAGCGNDDSASGSFSEQVDYTVTGIEAGAGVMKATEKAIEDYDSLEGWTLQPSSSGAMATELGNAIEDEEPIIITGWTPHWMFSKYDLKYLEDPKGSFGEEETINTMTRLGFADDMPDANKVLDQFNWTTEDMGEVMLEVSDGTDPAEAARNWVDNNADKVAEWTEGVEEGSGDVSLAYVEWDSEVASTNVMKVVLDDLGFNTTITPIDNAVMWQSVAQGEADAMVAAWLPTTHGDLYDQYKDQVVDLGPNLEGAKTGLVVPDYVDADSIEDLEAK, encoded by the coding sequence ATGAAGAAATGGAAAACATTGGGTGTATCTGCAGGGTTAGCTTTGACATTGGTAGCAGCAGGGTGCGGAAATGACGATTCTGCTTCTGGCAGCTTTAGTGAACAAGTTGATTATACGGTTACAGGTATTGAAGCTGGTGCCGGCGTAATGAAAGCGACAGAAAAAGCAATTGAAGATTATGATTCGCTAGAAGGCTGGACATTGCAGCCATCTTCCAGCGGTGCTATGGCGACAGAGCTAGGCAACGCTATTGAAGACGAAGAACCAATCATCATTACAGGCTGGACACCACATTGGATGTTCAGTAAATATGATCTGAAATATTTGGAAGATCCAAAAGGTTCTTTCGGTGAAGAAGAAACAATCAATACAATGACACGTCTTGGTTTTGCAGACGATATGCCTGATGCTAACAAAGTGCTAGATCAGTTTAACTGGACAACCGAAGATATGGGAGAAGTAATGCTGGAAGTTAGCGATGGTACAGATCCGGCTGAAGCGGCTCGCAACTGGGTAGACAACAACGCTGATAAAGTGGCTGAGTGGACAGAGGGCGTAGAGGAAGGCAGCGGAGACGTAAGCCTTGCATACGTAGAATGGGACTCTGAGGTAGCTTCTACAAATGTTATGAAAGTGGTACTTGATGACCTAGGATTCAATACAACGATTACGCCCATCGATAACGCTGTTATGTGGCAGTCTGTTGCACAAGGTGAAGCAGACGCAATGGTAGCAGCTTGGCTTCCAACAACGCATGGTGACTTGTATGACCAATACAAAGATCAAGTTGTTGACTTGGGACCAAACTTGGAAGGCGCAAAAACAGGTCTTGTCGTACCTGACTATGTAGATGCCGATTCCATTGAAGATCTTGAAGCAAAATAA
- a CDS encoding EcsC family protein yields the protein MQDDHYKERKRKEALFYYNSLQRRGGRFQRMSKGTQNIITDRIPKAVHSTMTTAVRQMIELSLTSSKYILPIKVDDNWSFEEREKEVRKVINRYKTTARIEGAGTGAGGLILGAADFPLLLSIKMKCLFDIGRIYGFDVTAFSERVFLLQVFSATFSSVDTRIQLWKEIRNWNQVTGAIDDVNWRVLQQEYRDHIDLVKMMQLLPGVGAFVGAIINGKFLEQLGTAAMHAYRMRMLT from the coding sequence ATGCAGGACGATCATTACAAAGAAAGAAAACGGAAGGAAGCCTTGTTTTACTACAACTCCTTGCAGCGCCGCGGCGGCAGGTTTCAGAGGATGTCGAAAGGGACGCAGAATATCATTACAGATCGAATCCCTAAGGCTGTTCACAGTACAATGACGACAGCTGTCCGGCAAATGATCGAGCTGAGCTTGACGTCTTCTAAATATATCCTTCCTATAAAGGTAGACGATAACTGGAGTTTTGAAGAAAGAGAAAAAGAAGTGCGGAAAGTGATCAACCGCTATAAAACGACTGCAAGAATTGAAGGAGCAGGCACTGGTGCCGGCGGATTAATTCTGGGAGCGGCGGATTTCCCTCTGTTGCTTAGCATTAAAATGAAGTGTCTTTTTGATATCGGCAGAATATACGGATTTGATGTAACGGCATTTAGTGAACGTGTGTTTTTGCTGCAGGTTTTCAGCGCTACTTTTTCCAGCGTCGATACAAGAATACAACTCTGGAAAGAGATTCGTAATTGGAATCAAGTAACTGGGGCGATAGATGACGTGAATTGGCGGGTTTTGCAGCAGGAATATCGTGATCATATTGATTTGGTAAAAATGATGCAGCTCCTGCCAGGTGTCGGTGCTTTTGTTGGTGCCATTATCAATGGTAAATTTCTTGAACAATTGGGAACAGCAGCAATGCATGCGTATCGCATGCGTATGTTAACTTAA
- a CDS encoding ABC transporter ATP-binding protein, producing the protein MQPLLHIDSLTGGYTHKNVLKDVSFHVNAGEIVGLIGLNGAGKSTTIKHIIGLMQPKGGSIRINGSNFAESPETYRSNFSYIPEMPVLYDELTLYDHLRLTAQAYDVSKEDFDKRLPPLLKEFRLEKKLKMFPVHFSKGMRQKVMIMCTFLVEPDLYIVDEPFVGLDPLGIQSYLQLMNQAKENGAGVLMSTHILATAERYCDRIVILHDGKLRAAGTMDELRQEFHMSDATLDDLYVQLTKEEDSHV; encoded by the coding sequence ATGCAGCCTTTATTACATATTGATTCACTAACCGGTGGGTATACACATAAAAATGTTTTGAAAGACGTGTCATTTCACGTCAATGCTGGTGAGATTGTCGGACTCATCGGCTTAAATGGGGCGGGTAAAAGCACGACCATAAAACATATTATTGGACTGATGCAGCCAAAGGGAGGAAGCATTCGGATTAATGGAAGTAATTTTGCTGAATCACCAGAAACATACCGAAGCAATTTTTCCTATATTCCGGAGATGCCGGTTCTTTATGATGAACTGACGCTATATGATCATCTGCGGCTGACTGCTCAAGCATATGATGTATCGAAAGAAGATTTTGATAAACGGCTGCCGCCTTTGCTGAAAGAATTTCGACTGGAGAAGAAGCTGAAGATGTTTCCTGTTCATTTTTCAAAAGGAATGCGCCAAAAAGTAATGATAATGTGTACGTTCCTTGTTGAACCGGATCTTTATATTGTGGATGAACCATTCGTTGGTTTGGACCCGCTTGGTATTCAATCGTACTTACAGCTAATGAATCAAGCAAAGGAGAATGGAGCAGGTGTGCTAATGTCTACCCATATACTTGCTACTGCGGAGCGCTATTGCGACCGTATTGTTATCTTGCATGATGGGAAGCTTCGTGCAGCTGGTACGATGGACGAGCTTCGTCAAGAATTTCATATGTCAGATGCTACACTGGACGATTTGTATGTGCAGCTGACAAAGGAAGAAGACAGCCATGTTTAA
- a CDS encoding transglycosylase domain-containing protein, producing MKRSEHKLRMRMRRKTFYLFGAGILLAFVTAAYILLFFGGRLVIDKDDLTLKAASTVENQDGEVIAEFYEENREPVKFDKISDHVKNAFVSIEDARFYKHHGIDLRATARALYRDIIAMSKVEGGSTITQQTAKNLFFKNDKTFTRKAKEAMAAVYLERHYTKKHILEYYLNEIYFAHGLYGIESAANYYFNKSASDLTLSESALLAALSKAPNTYSPNNNPDLAKERRNLVLEEMEEHGYITTEEKEAAQAEDLGVTEPKEEQERPWIESYIDLVAEEAKEKYDLSLEDLRTGGYRIVVNVDEDIQRTAYKTMQDDTYFNGSSEGIQGAFVMLDQKSGKIVAAAGARKFEYGDLNRVTVQRQPGSVMKPLAVYGPALETGDYNAYSELPDEKKSYDGGKYSVSNYNDEYEGDITMYEALQESKNTTAVWLLDQIGIKTSKSYLKKMQMELPEDKGLSIALGGLKVGLTPLQIAEGFRTFAHEGQWIEAQSINAIYDRNGEAAYDAEPQTEQVFSEQTAWDMTRMLQGVITGGTGTAGTYYGALAGKTGTTQHASAEGKDKDAWFAGYTPEYVAVSWIGYDNSSEENYLESGSSKPTALTKSILRQVSQYRTMSSSFEKPENAEDIGGPVELPTITDASIDYGFGGLRIVNADLTWTASDDKRIVYHIYKETDDGAEKIGEVQGKGTYTVDKVSLLKDTSYYVVPFNPLTDESGTESNHTVLSGFGF from the coding sequence ATGAAACGATCAGAACATAAATTGCGAATGCGTATGCGCCGGAAGACATTTTATCTTTTCGGAGCAGGTATTCTGCTTGCATTCGTGACTGCTGCCTATATCCTGCTTTTTTTCGGGGGAAGACTCGTTATTGATAAAGATGACTTAACATTGAAAGCTGCTTCGACAGTTGAGAATCAAGATGGAGAAGTGATTGCCGAATTCTATGAAGAAAACCGGGAGCCGGTGAAGTTTGATAAGATTTCGGATCATGTGAAAAATGCATTTGTCTCGATAGAAGACGCCCGTTTTTACAAGCATCACGGCATTGATCTCCGGGCAACTGCCCGAGCTTTGTATCGGGATATCATTGCAATGAGCAAAGTAGAAGGCGGCAGCACAATTACGCAGCAGACAGCGAAGAATCTGTTCTTTAAAAATGACAAGACATTCACGCGAAAAGCGAAGGAAGCAATGGCTGCTGTCTATTTAGAGCGTCATTACACAAAGAAGCATATTCTGGAATATTATCTCAATGAAATTTATTTTGCGCACGGTCTGTATGGCATTGAGTCGGCTGCCAACTATTATTTCAATAAAAGTGCCAGTGATTTGACGCTTTCGGAAAGTGCATTGCTTGCTGCTCTCTCAAAAGCACCAAATACTTATTCGCCGAACAACAATCCGGATTTGGCGAAGGAAAGACGGAATTTGGTACTCGAAGAGATGGAAGAACACGGTTATATTACGACTGAAGAGAAGGAAGCTGCTCAAGCGGAAGATTTAGGCGTAACAGAGCCGAAAGAAGAACAGGAACGCCCGTGGATTGAGAGTTATATTGATTTGGTTGCAGAGGAAGCGAAAGAAAAATATGACCTTTCCCTCGAAGATTTGCGTACGGGCGGATATCGGATTGTGGTAAATGTGGATGAAGATATTCAGCGCACAGCTTATAAGACGATGCAAGATGATACGTATTTTAATGGGTCATCAGAAGGTATCCAAGGAGCGTTCGTCATGCTCGACCAAAAGTCGGGTAAAATTGTAGCAGCTGCCGGAGCGCGTAAGTTTGAATATGGTGACTTAAACCGCGTTACGGTGCAGCGCCAGCCGGGATCTGTTATGAAGCCTCTAGCTGTTTATGGACCGGCGCTGGAGACGGGAGATTATAATGCATACAGCGAACTGCCCGATGAGAAGAAGTCATATGATGGCGGCAAATACAGCGTATCGAATTATAACGATGAGTATGAGGGCGACATTACGATGTACGAAGCACTGCAGGAGTCGAAAAATACGACGGCGGTTTGGCTGCTTGACCAAATTGGCATAAAGACAAGCAAGTCTTATCTGAAAAAGATGCAAATGGAGCTGCCAGAGGATAAAGGGCTTTCTATTGCCTTGGGCGGTTTAAAGGTAGGACTAACGCCGCTTCAAATTGCGGAAGGTTTCCGTACGTTTGCACATGAAGGACAATGGATTGAAGCACAGTCTATTAATGCCATTTATGACCGAAACGGAGAGGCAGCTTACGATGCGGAACCGCAGACTGAACAAGTATTCTCCGAACAAACTGCTTGGGATATGACCCGTATGCTACAAGGCGTCATCACCGGCGGAACAGGAACAGCTGGCACTTACTATGGTGCCTTGGCTGGTAAAACGGGTACAACACAGCACGCTTCAGCAGAGGGCAAGGATAAGGACGCCTGGTTTGCTGGTTACACACCGGAATACGTGGCAGTTAGCTGGATTGGATATGATAATTCATCAGAAGAAAACTACTTGGAAAGCGGCAGCTCAAAACCGACTGCACTGACAAAATCGATTTTGCGCCAAGTATCCCAGTATCGGACGATGTCATCTAGTTTTGAAAAACCGGAAAATGCCGAGGATATTGGCGGACCGGTTGAGCTGCCGACAATTACGGATGCTTCCATCGATTATGGTTTTGGCGGTCTGCGTATCGTCAATGCTGATTTGACATGGACGGCAAGTGATGACAAACGGATTGTGTATCATATCTACAAAGAAACCGATGATGGCGCGGAGAAAATAGGGGAAGTACAAGGTAAGGGTACGTACACCGTAGATAAAGTTAGCTTGCTGAAAGATACATCTTATTATGTTGTGCCTTTCAATCCGCTGACAGATGAAAGCGGCACCGAATCCAACCATACTGTCCTGTCTGGATTCGGTTTCTGA
- a CDS encoding ferritin-like domain-containing protein codes for MADNIRKIKDDSQLQELIDGLNVDLANEYAASIMYTTYGAAVSGLYRTVLKPFFEDEITDEIGHAKYLADKIVTLGGTPTTSPADVPYHTDVTKMLTEARDAEQATIERYEKRKQQAEELNMTELVIKLEDLISDETNHRDELNRLLNDSRLS; via the coding sequence ATGGCAGATAATATTAGAAAAATCAAAGATGACTCTCAATTACAGGAACTGATTGACGGCTTGAACGTAGACTTAGCGAATGAATATGCCGCTTCCATCATGTATACAACGTACGGTGCAGCTGTTTCCGGCTTATACCGCACCGTCTTGAAGCCATTCTTCGAGGATGAAATCACAGATGAAATTGGACATGCGAAGTATTTGGCAGATAAAATTGTAACACTTGGCGGCACACCTACGACTTCTCCAGCAGACGTACCGTACCATACAGATGTAACAAAAATGCTTACAGAGGCACGTGACGCAGAACAAGCTACAATTGAACGCTACGAAAAACGCAAGCAGCAGGCTGAAGAGCTGAACATGACCGAGCTTGTTATTAAGCTGGAGGATCTTATCTCCGATGAAACAAATCATCGTGATGAGCTGAATCGCCTCTTAAATGACTCTCGTTTATCTTAA
- a CDS encoding ABC transporter permease — translation MFNAEIFFKQRLSDHMKELNRYLRYIFNQHLAIAMLFIISGLAYYYQQWLETISPDFPAALLIGAVFGLLVSYSPVRTLLKEADLIFLLPLEPKMHRYFRLTIGYSFFTQLYMLLLAAAALAPLFFAANLGDNFTSYLLIFVVMLIFKIWNLYMNWWMLKIRNVNNRRLEQTLRVILNVGSFWLLVRGDLIAAGVITVLFVGLLFTDYSYSRKQGGLAWDLLIEKDQARMQAFYRIANQFADVPHLKTKVHKRQAIVNLFVRRVPFDQQHTYDYLFRVTFVRGGDYFGLFLRLTVLAGVIIYFIPNLWVQLAFALLFLYLTGFQLVGMWKHHRTIAWMDLYPVQDDTRKHALLSLLQILGIIQAILLSVVFLLHANVIGFVLTLAAGIVFTIGFVRLYVSKRLK, via the coding sequence ATGTTTAATGCGGAAATCTTTTTCAAACAGCGGCTATCTGATCATATGAAAGAATTGAACCGCTACCTGCGCTATATTTTTAATCAGCATTTAGCCATTGCCATGCTTTTCATCATTTCTGGACTGGCGTATTATTACCAGCAATGGCTGGAGACAATATCTCCAGACTTTCCTGCGGCACTGCTAATAGGTGCTGTGTTCGGCCTGCTTGTCAGCTACAGCCCAGTGCGGACCCTGTTAAAGGAAGCAGACTTAATTTTCTTACTTCCGCTCGAACCAAAAATGCATCGTTATTTTCGATTGACGATTGGGTATAGTTTCTTTACGCAGCTCTATATGCTGCTTTTAGCGGCTGCGGCTCTTGCACCGTTGTTTTTTGCAGCAAACTTAGGAGATAATTTTACTTCTTATTTGCTTATCTTCGTGGTGATGCTGATCTTCAAAATTTGGAATTTGTATATGAATTGGTGGATGCTGAAGATACGCAATGTGAATAACAGAAGGCTGGAGCAGACGCTGCGGGTTATTCTCAATGTAGGCAGCTTTTGGCTGCTCGTCCGCGGCGATCTGATTGCGGCAGGTGTCATAACAGTTTTATTTGTGGGGTTGCTGTTTACCGATTACAGCTACAGCCGCAAGCAGGGCGGTTTGGCTTGGGATTTACTTATTGAGAAGGACCAAGCCCGCATGCAGGCGTTTTACCGCATCGCAAATCAATTTGCGGATGTACCGCATTTGAAAACAAAAGTGCATAAGCGACAAGCGATCGTGAATTTGTTTGTAAGAAGGGTTCCATTTGATCAGCAGCATACGTATGATTATTTATTCCGCGTCACTTTTGTCAGAGGCGGGGATTACTTCGGTCTCTTTTTGCGGCTGACGGTACTTGCTGGCGTGATCATTTACTTTATACCAAATCTTTGGGTGCAGCTGGCATTTGCTCTTTTGTTCCTGTATCTAACCGGTTTTCAGCTTGTTGGTATGTGGAAGCATCATCGGACAATTGCATGGATGGATCTTTACCCTGTACAAGATGATACACGAAAGCATGCGCTTTTATCTCTGCTGCAAATACTAGGAATTATACAAGCAATCCTATTAAGTGTTGTCTTTTTGCTGCATGCAAATGTTATTGGTTTTGTCTTAACGTTAGCTGCCGGAATCGTTTTCACGATTGGCTTTGTGCGTTTGTATGTATCAAAACGGTTAAAATAG